The genomic DNA gttTATTGTGTTGAGGAAAGAGAAATAAGAAGGAATGGGAAGATACCTTAGGaaagaaaggagagagaggggaagagAGAAAATTGTGCGACCACTTAAGAGTTGatagttataaaaaaaaaaaagataaaattgcataattaCCATTAAACTTCCACTCATCTAATAGTTGTTAATCCACCTCTGCTACCCTTTTGTGGGtattttggaaaaagaaaGTTAGACAAACTAATCTCTTTCTCCAATTTGAAGTAATAGATAATAAAGTTGCGAttagtttcatagtaggattttaaaatcagattttgattttgattttgagtgaaataaatggggcccaccctttgactttgtatgaattatattgttttgttgtggaaaaaaagtggtataaatggggcccactctttgactttgtatgagttattttgttttgtaattggtagagttaaattagaattgtgattctaaaatagaatcttgaaaccaaacaggccccgCTCTCAGGGAACATTTTCTTTATCCGTTTTCATTAATATCTTTCAAATCTAAATATTCAATGGGTCTTTTTGAGTGGACTCACCGTAGGATCGAATctagaagatgaagaagaagaagaaaactatCTTGAAACACCTAAATAAGTGTATTGCAGATACAATTCAAACTACTTTCTTTCCTCATTCATTCTCTCTCATATGTGAAAATAGTGAAGCTTTGGGTcaaatatgtaaaaaaatttctcaatcTTCTCTCGGGATTTTGCCCACTCTTTTCGTCTCTTTTTTCCATTGCCTCGTATGCTTTCGGTGATActtcaaatattttaattatcattccgaaatttactattttgatatatatattaatatgagTGTTTACGTAATAATCACTGAGGTCAAAATAGAAGAGAAATCGGCATCCACCGGCTCTCGGGTCCTAATGGTTGAAAAGATTTTGATAGTACCAAAATTAGAGTAACTAGTATATGACCCAAACAAACTGATAATAAATCCAAGaatgatgatatatatacgACCATAAAAGGGCACGCGTGACTCTTAGAATAGTCACTTCTAATCGTTTAGTCACGACCACAAAGATAGTGGTCTTTCATACGTGTCCATTGGATTCCTATAAATAAATGGGTTCTCCTAAAGGCATAATGTATGAGGAAATTCTGAGCGATCCTACCATGTCTGTGAGAGAGAGCATTTGGATAGTGAGTGCGTTTTCGGTTCTAATAATTGGATTTCCCGAAGAATATTCTCTAAGAACGTGATTTGTCTGCAAAAGAGTTGCCCACTATCTATATCCTATCTACGGTGCGTGCCGTGATCAAAAGACTCGTGGGGTGTTGGAGTATTATTTTCTGACAAAGAAACTGGTCAAATACGACAGGGCAAGAAGTTTCCCCATTCATCACATTACCCACCAGCAGGGACTGTGTCAGAATCCATGTGAGCCCCCCGACATTTGGAATGGACGAGAGCCCTCCGAAATCAAGCCCCAAGCAGTGGATAATGGAGatatgtttgtttatttgcaaCAGAAGAAGGGCTTATAACATTTATACATGCATACACAAGAATCGTGAAGTTCAGTTATAAGGCACTCGTTCTCAATCTGGAGTACAGAGGTTTCGAATTCCGGGCATGCCCGTCGAACTGGAAATGAAACTAATGACCAGACTCCTCGAATTAATCAAACAAAACATGAGAAAGATAAGCACCAACGAGCAATATAGAGACCTGCAAAACAGTTCTCTCCAGGCAAAAAAAAGGACAATAAAATTCTCCCATTAGTTGGCCTTATTATTAGCCTGAAGGcagaataaaaattaaactcCAAGAGATTGCCATTTCCTAAATCCCCGGGATAATTGCTACACCAAAAAAATCTACTCCTACTGCTTAAAGCAGTTACGATGATCTTGAATTGCTGAAAGGGATAGCGTTTCAGTTGCATCAGGATGAAACCTGGACGCCCAGAAAATTCCCGGTCTAGAAGAAGATGCCTTCGTATGTCCTACTTCTATTGTCAAATTAGCTCCACCTCCTTCGATCTTCCTCCTCGTCCACGGGCGTATACCATGCTGGCCTTCTCTTTGAATTGCTCAACCTGTAATTTAGTAGCAGCTCCTCATTGCAGAGTGCTCGAGTAGCCACCAGAACTATAGTCTTCAGAATAGGAACATCGGACCCACCACTTCCCAGCTTAAACCAGAAGTTCCCAAACCTCTTCATTCTCACCTCTTCCGGCCCTCCAAACTGTATATTCGGAATATAAGCCCTCATATCTGATTCAGTCAAAGGGAAATCGTTAGGACAGATCATGACATTAGGCTCCATATCCTTTGCCGGGTGGTTTGCAAAGTGGGCCAAGGCTAATGGATTTCTCCTCTCCAGCACATCAGCCAGGTTCCCTCCGAGTGCTCCTGGCAAAGGCTTGCTCAGGAGTCTCCAGAACTTATCGGAACCTTCCTCTTTTCCCTGCATCGGTGGCCTGTTATCCGCATCTCTAACACTTGAGCCCATCCAAACTTCTCGGCCTTCACCGCCCAATCCCCAAGGCTGAGCATTTATTACAGTCCCGTCATACCTAGTGATCAAATATGGATTCTGGGCATCAACCCGAGGGTAGCCCGGAATGTAACGGTAATAGGCTGGGGAGTATACAACGCCAGGGTACATGGCTATGACAGAACCAACTTCAGCTTCGCCATCCAAAAACAAACCTCGACCAGCTTCTTCATGAGGAATTTCGGATGGTTTAACCACAAGAGTGTAGCCCATGAGATCCTTTATTTTCTGAGATACTTCAGCAAGCTTCAAGGGCCTCGTCTCCGGTATGTCTGtgctgaaaataaatatataaccaGACATATCATAAACTAAACATAgaaattgtttcatgatgaCCGAGAAAGCAGGAACAGAAATTTGAACGGCACTTATTTTGCGCATGGTCCCCAAAAAAGACCAAAAACCCTGCTTTACTTCATGCAAAATTAGAGAATCTTAAGATGACGTAAAAGTTCCTTGTTAACTTTAAAGCCGACTTCAGGATCATAATCAAAACAGTCCCACCTCAAGTCATGCATCACTCTTGAACTTTCATACACAGAGAATATAGAATTTAATGTTTGTAGCCTTCCAAAGGGGATAAAAATGTTGCAGCCAAAGCTCACCAGGATGTCGACTGAGTGGTCCACTTTTCCCCACAGCAAGGCTAAGGCCACTGCGATGCTGAGCAGGACTTGATGCAGGAGGATCCAGAGCAGCCTCGTTTTTCTTATCAACATCAGGAAGGAGAATCTCGTCCATGAACCTACAAAAGGCTTTAATCTGAGTATGAACATTTTCCTGGACTTGCTTCTGCTGATCAGCAACCGAAGCTTTACCAGCCATCTCTATGATCTGCTCCACATCTGACTCTTCGGCATCATTTCCCAAACGGTTGTAGCTGAAGAAAGATAGAAACTTTAACGAACAAGCAACTGAGCTCTATCACTAGTTTTTTAATAGTCAACAGAAACTAAAACAAAGCACACATTCACAAAGATATATCTGGAAATGAGTCCCTGGTTACATAACTATGACGAAATGACAACTCAATAACACAACAAGCAAACTTATCAAAGAACTGCATTGCTTATTGTAAACTGCAAGCCTTTCAAATAAATTGTGACCTGGTGTACAGGAAGAGCCGGTTAATGTCGGCTTCGAACTGGAACTGTCTCGGGTCTCTCGCAAAAGTTGGACTTTTGGCAAGAACCTTCACCGCCTGCAAATTGCAAGCACACAAGTAATCAGAGAAGGAACAAATGCAGCAAATATTAGTTTCTTCAAGATCTTCATGAGAACGACTATTTTTTAGCAAATGAACTCCCACCGCAAATAGAGGAAGATTACCTCTTGAAATTTCTGAAACAGGAAAGCCATTCCTCTGCCTACGATGAGACACCTGAGAGGTTTTCCTCAGCTAGGACTTGGGAGCAACCAACAAATCCAAATCAATTGCGCTCACTACCGCTGAAAGCAGAAATTGCACTCCAATCCAACAGCAATAACTCAATGGAAAATTAGGGCAATGTTCAACACCTCTCGCGGAATCACTAATAAGGGCAGAAATCTGCAAATTACAGAACTCGGAAACGAAGAATCGCTACCTTCACTTCAATCGGACATCACAGCAGCTGGGTAGAGGAGAGGAGATGAGGGGGAAGGTGAAGGTGAGGCGGAAGCAGAGCAGCAGAGATGGACTACGGGCTGACTGAAAcctctcctctcttcttccGTTCCCGTCCCTCGGCCGTACCGGCTAAATTCGGCTCGAGCCCAACTCGGTGAAGGCTTGGCTCGGCTTTGCAGCGGCTCGTTTAAGTCTCATAAAGACACTTCCACCAGGCCCAGTAGTCCAATTGAGTCAGCCCATTGAGCAAAGCCCACAACCTCTACGCACACACTActtggcatttttttttccccggtgTACTCTTGGCAATTTGCAATTCTTCATATCGAAATGCGTAtgttttttatatattacttaggccaattttttgttaaaaaaacaaaacttgTCTAGAtatgattaatttttcatgCTAATCTCTTTGTATAGTAAATGTAACGTCGACTATTTGAGTTTCCATATTAAAACTTAAAAGTaaccattttcttttaatataattGACCATGTTATACCTACTCGCAATACaataatatcataatttattatatgtgtCTATACAAAAATATCATCATGATATGAAGTGTTATGGACTAGACAATTGGCCCAACTCATCTGGTTCGACTTACCATCACGAGCCCACCTTGATACACCGAACCGGTAATAATATCTTGTGGATATATTTCTTCCATAATTATCTCTCATATATTTCCTAATATCTTTGATATTATCTCTTAAATATTCTACTGATGTATATATCTTATCTACGAGATATTGTTTCATATCTCTAACGTTATATATGATAAGTACATTTACTTATTATTTGTTATCAAATATTCTACACAGATTACGATATCCCGATGCAGATATCTCAGGACTCTTATAAATACCTCTCCGGGTACTTCTAAACCCTaggttcaatttttttacatttcttcAATACATTCTCATTTAAGCATTTGAGAGAAAAATCGGGATTCCCTCCCATTCTTCCATTTTTGCTGGTCACTCGAGACTCGTGGTCTGCATATGATTAAAGTCCAAGAATCAAGATCTTATCATTGGCGTCGTCCATGGGAAACGACACGATAAGTCATAATGTCGACTGTTTTCCATTACATTGAGAAGAAATAATGGTTCTGATTAGAAGTGCCGCAAATTCTCAAGTCGGAAACGACAGGCTCGGGGGGTTTCGCAGCAAGATGTGACAAACCACTCGGCCGGATCTCGGGGGGCTCCAAATTATTCACGACGGGTTTCAAGAAGTAACCCAGTGCAATCGACTCATCAAGATCCACCACCGCCACAACATGACCTAAACGTGGTCCGACTAGATCAACTAGCACTTGATGTACGAGCAACGATGGAAGCAATCATCATAACCTCTTAAGACCCTCAGGCTAACTTGGAAGGACATGCAACGTCTAACCAAAGGCTAAAACAAGCAGAAGAGGATGTTGTCTCCTCTAAGCGTAGGCCCAAAGCCCCCCTCGAAGTGGACTCCGAGAAGCTGCCCAGTTATATGCCCTCGCTAGTCACAATCCTTCTTGGATCGGCTCcagctctctctctaaaaGATATCCAGCACATGGTAGCAAAGCAAGTAGCTAAAGTCATGCAAGCCACAAAGCCACAGCAACAAGGGTTCCCGTCCTTCAAGGAAGACTCTGATTCGCCTTCTACGGGGAGATCCTTCTTGTTAAAGTATCCCGTAAATTCACTCTTCCTCAGATTGCCTTATACGATGGGAAGACAAACCCAGTGAACCATGTTCGCCGGTACGCGGCTTCTCTCTTGAAAAGAGGAGTGTCAAAACAAGCAAAATGCCTCAAATTCCTTGGAACTCTAACTGGTGATGCAGTGGACTAATTTCATTCTCTACCACCTAGCTCGATAACGAGTTTCAAGTAGTTGAATGAGCTATTTCTAGAGAGGTTCGCAAGCATGCACCAAGTGAAGAGGAGTGTCATTGAGTTATTTTCCCTAGAGCAAAGGGAAAGAGAGTCCCTTCGCCACTGGGTAACAGGTTCTTCAAAGCTTTGACTGAGGTGGTAGGCTTGATTCAACGTGAGGAGATGAAGGCCTTTCAAAGAGGCTCAAGAAATGAGGACTTCACGAAGAGTCTGATCATTACACCTCCTAATAGCTTTGCTAATATATCTGCCCGTGCAAGAAAATTAATGGTTGTCAAAGAGTCCGTCTCCGtgtggaagaagaaagagCACGTAGGTGAGAAAAGGAAAGATCACTCGAAAGAAGATGCGCATGACGAAAACAGTCATTCTGGATAGGGAAATTAACCCTCTCAACGCACCAAAAGCGGTTGTTCTTAATGAGATTGAGTGGCTTGGTATTGGGACACCTCCACaagtgaagaagaagggagaTATAGGTAATGATCCAAATAGTTACTGCAGGTACCCTAAAGCTCGGGGCCACAACACCGAGGATTGCAAGACGCTAAAAGTAGACATTGAAAGGCTTATTCAAGCTGGCCACTTAAGGTCATTTATTCAAAAGGGAGGTCGCAAAGACAGAGCTCGAAGCCCCTGCCACGGTAGGAGTCCCTCGCGGCGCAAGAAGCCCGATCTATACTGCTCAAAACGCAGTAAATTTTGCGAGGACTTCGCAAGCAGAGTTATTCCTTGAAAGATCCCATAAAAAGGGAAATTTTTTAATGCTTatgatttttgttttataggaaatttatttttagtacTTAAGATGCTTTCAGTTACATTATAATCTATTTCAACCTTCACTTGCTAATGCGATGCCTAAAAACCTCTCATAACGAGGCCCTCACTCAGAACACGATGTTTAAAACCCTCACATAATGAGACCTTCGCTCATAATGCGACGTCTAAAGACCTCTCATAACACTGGCCATTGTTCATAACATGATGCCTAAGGACATCTCATAATGAGGCCATCACCCATAACGCGATGGGAAACCTACTCAAAGTAAGGACATCGCTCATAAAGTGAAGGAAGATCTCTTAAGACAAAGGCATCGCCTCCAATGTGATAATAACGGCACTTGACTTTGATCTACCCCCGTGAAGTCTCGAGCTCACAGGAGTGGGGGGCTATGTTAGGGACCAATGGTCCAACCCATCCCACTCAACTTACCATCACGGGCTGATCTTGATACACCGAACTGGTAACAATATCTAGTGGATATATCTTTTCCACAATTATCTCTCATATATCTCATAATATATGTGATATTATCTCTTTAATATtctattgatatatatatatcttatatgtgatatattgTTTCCTAtatctaatattatatatgataagTACATTTACTTGTTATTTGTTATCAAATATTCTACACAGATTATGATAACTCATTATAGGTATCTCGGGACTCCTATAAAAACCTCTCCAGGTACCCTTAAACCTTAGATTCAATTCTTTTACCTTTCTTCGAGCATCGAAGAGGGGAATGGAGATTCCCTCtcattcttcctttttttgcAGGTCACTTGAGACTCGTGTTCTACTCGTGATTAAGGTCCGAAAATGGTCTTCCTTTGTCTTACTATACCCTTACCAAAATGGTCTTACGGATTGGAGTATATCACAAATATTTTGGGCAACTTAGTAGTgcaaaattcaattttgatATAAGAAAGGAAATACGAGAGATCTCAATCGACAATTCACACGATTTTGTACCGTGAGACGACATATAATATGTGGTGATGAGAAGAAgaattaatcatatatatatatatatatagttttatccccataataaataggattagaaaagtaattttatatatggtATAAAGCCATAAAGgtaaatatctaaatatacaattataaatgtatatacaattaggattaaaattaataaatgcatataaattattaaagacttaataattttattatatgcacattcttgatttaaaatatataatctcaaaatttatttataaaaaataaaatttcttaaaataaatgtctATAAAAACTTTTTGGCATAATTagaaactaaaagaaaaatctattatATGCAATAAGTATATTTAAATATTGGACACTTTTAAAATAGTAATAgataaatctatttatttaagtattttaaaaaatagatgatttgtacttcttttttttacatgGAGACAATTTATTACAATTGTTtagaatttgatattttaaaaaatataatatgttttctaaataatatcattttttcatttatatttgatattataattaatttctagtTATTTTGAATTTGTCATTGTATGCACTAGTATTTTAGTACTTTCAACTTTAAGAACATAAATAtaacttaatgaaaatttcaattgtaatgtcaaaatttttaaaaattcatctaaaaataattattttaaataataattcgtATCGGACGggcgaaaaaaataaataaataaagttagCATGtacattaataaaaaaaaaagcgtgACTAATTGGCCTCGCCGAGGAGGAGAATCCCCGCAACTCTAAGCAGTGGGCAAACATTTAACAAAGTAAATAGGCCCACTGGCTGTATTTCCAATTGGCAGCGTCTGCCCACGATTGACCCCAAAAGACGATGTTGAGTGGTTGTTTTGAGCACTGAAAGTCGTACGCGAATAATCACTTCCAGCGGTTGGCCTTGAAAAATAATGGAGTACGCTTGTTCAACTGCCATGTAAGTCGTTTCTAGGAATATAATGTTCAATGCCCATATGGTATTCTAGGTGTAATTTAACAAGCAGGCCTCCATCTTGTGAGTAAATAATTCGCACGTGTACGTGGAAGTTCTTCCTCTCGTGAATTTGTCActcattttcctttattttttgcttGACGGATAAACCGTTTTCCCTCGATCTTGTAATATCCGATTGAgcatttttttctatatcCGTTCCTATTTGTGAATTTTAATAAATCTACTTAACACATGGGggaaaaaagtcaaagaagaACAAAGTATGACCTATGATAGAATCCCACTTAAACAGTTCCTCCTCCGTCTTTCCATCTTATTCGTGAATGTTGATGCGCGTGAAATGAAATACGACTTTTATCCATAGTTGTGAATAATTAAACTGATATACATGTATGCCTTTTAAATATTGCGACTCATTTGATGAGTATGAACTGCCTCTATTTGGGCCACTAAGTCTATACCACTATATATTCTTAACCTACTACTACGTATCTCAAACTTAACCCGGTACATATctactaaaattaaaattaatatgctTTAGGAACCTGATTAGAGGGGTATCAACTTCGTGATTAGGTTCGTCCGTGCCTTTGCCTACCGCAAATCTCGTCCCAGGGTGGGAGCGGGGAGGAGAGACAGGACTCTTTAAAAGAACAGCAGCCTGTGGACCCCATTAAGGACACGTACGATGGGATCAATGGTCAGAGGAGGATCACTCTGAAAGTGGATTCCTAGCAGCAAGTAGGTTAGATAGAGCTTAGGTGGGATGTGTGATTGGataaaggggggggggggggggggggggggggggggggggccgACGTGCATCAGATGACAGGTTGGAAGAATCCCACCCCCACCCTCCAAATCATCGCCATATGTATCGCAATTGCTACTAGTGTAAtcaattcattcattcattatcCTTTTCTTTCACATTTCTCTACATGTACACGTGTGGATAATACTTAACCTCAattagaatttaatattaaaagaaagatGCCGGTGGCTTAGGAACAAAAGGACACAATATCAATTCACAAAATGCGAATAATGTTGTAGATGTCTCATGATTAACTTGGTGAGGTCAGTCTAGAAGACGCTTTGATAAGATCAGAAGTGGAAACCTAACGATGATATTGGtagattataaaattatttggaTTTATTTGATGAGATACTTAGTATAATTCACGTACTTTGTGGATGAAATAGTGTTTCCGGTGAAAAGGAAACGAGGTTGAGACTGCAAGCAGTCGACTGTAATATTATGAACAGCCAAGTGCaaaaaagcatgaaagtaGACCTTGCTAGACAAAATTGACTGACCATCTACCGCCTCGACTATACAGTCTACTGTAGTGGCgatcatttttttcttcttgtctGAAAATCTCCATTAACAAAAGCTTCCTCCGTAGGACATCTCCCGAACGAAACGGTATGTTACGAAGAGAAACATCTCTTCGATTTGTGTCCCTTGAATGCAAATAATAGAGGCTCTTAAACTAAAAGTTTAATGAATTACAACAATTTCGGAATTTTGTGAGTGAGAGCGAGTTTTCCAAATATTCTCATCGAAAGAATTCTGGATCTCGTTGTACCAAGAGTCCTTTGCTTTAACCCGATAACGGCTTAGTGTGGGGGCAAGTAGTCTTTTTTAGAAAGTGTTCATTCGTGTCTCGAGATATTTCCCTTCAAGTTTTCGATTGGGTTCATCAAGTTCATATTCGCGTTTGTTTGTGTGCTCGTGATCAAGTGTTCGTATTCGAGAATTTGTGAAGATTGTCTCTTCTATGATTGTTCAACTACCCACAGTATCCAACACTTAACAGAAGGCTAAGAGCTTTGTTTGCGAGCCTGACCAGCCTAATTGATGTGCCCTCATGAGGCTCTGAGAGAATATGCCGTAATAATGTCCGGCATTCGTCTTCCCTAACATTGTGAAGTGATGTTCTGCACCATCAGCGGAGGACTATATATCAATGTTTGTTACAGTGACAAAGAGCCAAATTGTGAGAGGTAGGGACCCCTCCAATTGATGATCAGAAGAGGCCGAAGAGGGCCACATACCTGTCTTGTCAAAGTGTAACCAGTGACAAAATTTTAATGTCGccctttttatgttttttttttttggctcattCCCTCCGACTCTGCAATATGCTTCTTTCTGGAGATTGCAAGGACCTCCTCGACTGCCTCTCATCTTGGGGATCCCCATCCGACCCCTCTATCCACTCCATTATAGATGATATACTAGTAGATCTCTCTGCTTTTGACTCTAGGGATGTATTATTTATTCCTCGGGACGAAAACTACCTCGCCCATAACATTGCCCGATGGGCTGCATTTTGTAACATTGATGGACCTATTGCCATCTCCTCAATCCCCTCATCTGTTCTTACTGGGGATGAAGAGATGTGATAAAGCCATTAAGCTTTTATTCTAGTATTACTTTCAATGAATTACCTTTTCtagcaaataaaaaaaaacatgaataTTGTAAGAATTTCATATGGTACTTAGAAAACGCGTTGCTTGCTTCCTATATCTAGTCAATTCTACATGATAAGCtttcaaatttgaaatttcatgaGAAGAATAATGTTAAGtaccacatatatatatatatgtaaaccATGCCCTTCATCTAACGAGATTGATCTTGGAAGTTTTCATTTGATTATCCCTTCAAGAGCTCGCCGAATTATTCCATCTAAACAGATCAGCACCGCGAAGTATAACTAGGATCGCGGTCCTTTTCCTAATTAATGAAACTCGAGCAATTATAACACTCCCACGCCATGCATTAGTGTTCCTATGAAATTAGAACGGAACAACAGGATGGGAGAATGTCAAGACACATGCGACAAAGAAAGTCAAAAACCTCTCCCACGAGGACAATCTTATATGATTTGTTTCCCTgtattttgataaataataattcaaacTAATTAACACAGTATCTAGAATAGAACGGTTGATTGGGATCAAATCTTAATATAGACACGCCAAAGAGTGTAGTACAATAATACGGGCTCTCGCCTAAAATCTCAAGATTTTCCGAGTTCaatctttttttcggtgtataCTTAATATCCAGAAGCCCAATAGATTCTTACTAATCTAATTCGAGTTGGGTCGACTCACAAAGGGAAAAAACTCTCACAATGAAAAATTTTCACACAAATTCGAGacattatttaaggaaaataagtatcgaatcgctttaaattttctaagttCAATTTTCGTCAATAGAATTTTTcatactcttttatttttatttatacttttttacAGTAAGTCAATGAATTTCTCTTGTAAATAAAAACGAAAAGAGTTAAATGCACTTTGCCTCCCGACCTATAAGGTGAAATTAGGTTTGCCCCCCAACCTATGAATTTTGGCAGAGTACCCCCTCACCTAATCCAAAAATAAGCAATGTGACTCCCGGATTAAATTCCGATCAGAATTCCAACCAAAAGAAGGCACATGCTAATCACATGTCAATTTAatgggggcaaaattgtcacggggaataattaattaaaaattgaatttttgcaAAATTAGGCTATTTTGATCGTTCGTCTTTCCCGATGTCTGCAAAACAACACAAACACAGAGTAGGCGTGTGGAAATTCCAGAAAACCAGCAAACTGCACATAGACGATGAGGGATAATGATTATTTTGAGCTGCCCAGAACACCCACACACTAAATTGAACCAATTAGAACATCAGATGCAGCAATGGAAAATCAGTGGCACTCAATAGCAAGGAATCGAAAAATCACCAGATGAAGAGGGTTAGATGACGGACGAGTAGAGAAGGCGGACGACGATTAGAGAATGATGAACTGCGGTAGACGAGCAGAGAAGGCTGACGGTTACCGGATTCAATTAGATTCACAGTGGTGCTTGCGGTCGGGGAAGAGCTGTAGACATCGGGGAAGACGAACGATCAAAATAGCCTAATTTtgcaaaaattcaatttttaattaattattccctGTGATAATTTTGCCCCCATTAAATTGACATGTGATCAACATGTGCCTTCTTTTGACCGGAATTATGACCAAAATTTAATCCGGGAGTCACAttggttatttttagattagaTGAAGGGGCACTCTGCCAAAATTCATAGGTCGGGGGGCAAACCTAATTTCACCTCATAGGT from Punica granatum isolate Tunisia-2019 chromosome 2, ASM765513v2, whole genome shotgun sequence includes the following:
- the LOC116197146 gene encoding uncharacterized protein LOC116197146 → MAFLFQKFQEAVKVLAKSPTFARDPRQFQFEADINRLFLYTSYNRLGNDAEESDVEQIIEMAGKASVADQQKQVQENVHTQIKAFCRFMDEILLPDVDKKNEAALDPPASSPAQHRSGLSLAVGKSGPLSRHPDIPETRPLKLAEVSQKIKDLMGYTLVVKPSEIPHEEAGRGLFLDGEAEVGSVIAMYPGVVYSPAYYRYIPGYPRVDAQNPYLITRYDGTVINAQPWGLGGEGREVWMGSSVRDADNRPPMQGKEEGSDKFWRLLSKPLPGALGGNLADVLERRNPLALAHFANHPAKDMEPNVMICPNDFPLTESDMRAYIPNIQFGGPEEVRMKRFGNFWFKLGSGGSDVPILKTIVLVATRALCNEELLLNYRLSNSKRRPAWYTPVDEEEDRRRWS